The Hyla sarda isolate aHylSar1 chromosome 3, aHylSar1.hap1, whole genome shotgun sequence genome contains the following window.
GAAGTCCATGCCTTGATgggtcagtgttttttttttattgagcccTACACGATATTAGCAGGTTGTTGTAATGTTATGGCTTATTGGTGTATAGTACAGTACTTGTgccatttataaaataaaataaacttcatGTAGAAAATGTTATGTCCCCTTAAGAGTTTGCAGTGTATTCAATAGAATTGCTATTGGATTGTTGTAATGTAAGATCCTGACCCAGGCTCTGATGTTGGTTCTTACAGCCACACTCTGCTGAGTTCAGTTTTCCTGCATACTGTTTTAGAAAACATCTAGAAAAATATTTGGAGACTAGGTACACCAGTTCACAGAGGTTGAGTATGATACAAAGTGCTGATGTAATAACTACAAAGCACAGGAAAATCTTCTTTTCTGTAGGCTTAGAGATATAGCAATCTACAAGGTTCGGGCAAGGATCAATTTCACACTTTACTAGTCTTGGAACACTGAATCCACCATATAATTTGTAAAAGAGTATAAGAAAACCAAACTCAAACACGGTTTTAAATAAGAGGCTAATAACATATGTACAAAACAGACCACCATCCATGCTTCCAGTGTTTTCGTATAGCTTTTTGTTGTGTCGCTTCTCTCGACTTTCACGATAGGCCACATGAAGAACCACAAGAAGAGAAGGTGTTGACACCATTATCAGCTGTAGAGCCCATAGTCGAACTTGAGAAATAGGGAAGAAGTGATCAAAGCAGACATTTTCACACCCTGGTTGTTTGATGTTGCACTCAAACTCCTTCTGTTCATCTTTCCAAACATTTTCTGCGGCAACAACATATACTAAGAGCC
Protein-coding sequences here:
- the GJB7 gene encoding gap junction beta-7 protein, with translation MSWSFLRDILSGVNKYSTGIGRIWLSVVFIFRLLVYVVAAENVWKDEQKEFECNIKQPGCENVCFDHFFPISQVRLWALQLIMVSTPSLLVVLHVAYRESREKRHNKKLYENTGSMDGGLFCTYVISLLFKTVFEFGFLILFYKLYGGFSVPRLVKCEIDPCPNLVDCYISKPTEKKIFLCFVVITSALCIILNLCELVYLVSKYFSRCFLKQYAGKLNSAECGCKNQHQSLGQDLTLQQSNSNSIEYTANS